Proteins encoded together in one Mobula birostris isolate sMobBir1 chromosome 9, sMobBir1.hap1, whole genome shotgun sequence window:
- the drg2 gene encoding developmentally-regulated GTP-binding protein 2, which translates to MGILEKISEIEKEIARTQKNKATEYHLGLLKAKLAKYRAHLLEPPKSAGSKGEGFDVMKSGDARVALIGFPSVGKSTFLSLMTSTASEAASYEFTTLTCIPGVIEHKGANIQLLDLPGIIEGAAQGKGRGRQVIAVARTADVVIMMLDATKGDIQRNLLVKELESVGIRLNKPKPNIYFKPKKAGGISFNSTVTLTQCSEKLVQLILHEYKIFNAEVLFREDASPDEFIDVIVGNRVHMPCLYVYNKIDQISMEEVDRLARQPHSVVISCEMKLNLDYLLDMLWDYLALICIYTKRRGERPDFSGAIIMRRSASVEHVCHRIHRTLASQFKYALVWGTSTKYSPQRVGLNHIMEHEDVIQIVKK; encoded by the exons CCACTGAGTATCATTTGGGCTTGTTAAAAGCCAAACTTGCTAAGTACAGAGCACACTTGTTGGAACCCCCAAAATCTGCTGGATCCAAAGGTGAAGGCTTTGATGTGATGAAATCAGGAGATGCCAGGGTAGCATTGATTGGATTCCCTTCTGTGGGTAAG TCAACGTTTTTGAGTTTGATGACTTCCACTGCAAGTGAAGCAGCTTCGTATGAATTTACAACCCTTACCTGCATTCCAGGTGTCATAGAG CATAAAGGTGCTAACATTCAGCTTTTGGATCTTCCTGGTATCATTGAAGGAGCAGCACAAG GAAAAGGTCGTGGTCGCCAGGTGATTGCAGTTGCTAGGACAGCAGATGTTGTAATAATGATGCTGGATGCAACGAAGGGTGATATCCAAAG GAATTTACTGGTAAAAGAGCTGGAGTCTGTTGGAATCCGATTAAACAAACCTAAACCCAATATTTATTTCAAG CCCAAGAAAGCTGGTGGGATCTCTTTCAACTCAACAGTTACATTGACTCAATGTTCTGAAAAGTTAGTACAGCTCATCTTGCATGAATACA AAATTTTCAATGCAGAGGTTCTTTTCAGGGAAGATGCAAGTCCAGATGAATTTATAGATGTAATCGTTGGAAACCGTGTTCACATGCCATGTCTTTAT GTATATAATAAAATTGATCAGATCTCCATGGAAGAGGTAGACCGTTTGGCCAGACAACCACACAGTGTTGTCATTAG CTGTGAGATGAAGCTCAATTTAGATTATCTGCTTGACATGCTTTGGGACTACCTTGCATTAATCTGCATCTACACAAAGAGGAGAGGAG aacGACCAGATTTTTCAGGTGCTATTATTATGAGAAGATCAGCTTCAGTTGAACATGTG TGCCATCGAATTCACAGAACCTTAGCAAGCCAGTTCAAGTATGCTCTCGTCTGG GGTACAAGTACAAAGTACAGCCCTCAAAGAGTGGGACTGAATCACATAATGGAGCACGAGGATGTCATTCAAATCgtcaagaaataa